From a single Nicotiana tomentosiformis chromosome 2, ASM39032v3, whole genome shotgun sequence genomic region:
- the LOC104101398 gene encoding serine/threonine-protein phosphatase PP1 isozyme 1 — MAQNNEQQQQGQGLIEAGVLDDIINRLLEFRNARTVRQVQLSEAEIRSLCSASREIFLQQPNLLELEAPIKICGDIHGQYGDLLRLFEYGGFPPEANYLFLGDYVDRGKQSLETICLLLAYKIKYPENFFLLRGNHECASINRIYGFYDECKRRFNVKLWKCFTECFNCLPVAALIDEKILCMHGGLSPDLTNLDQIRNLPRPTDVPDSGLLCDLLWSDPSREVKGWGMNDRGVSYTFGPDKVAEFLMQHDMDLVCRAHQVVEDGYEFFAERQLVTIFSAPNYCGEFDNAGAMMSVDESLMCSFQILKPTDRKPRFL, encoded by the exons ATGGCACAAAATAATGAGCAGCAGCAGCAGGGGCAGGGATTAATAGAGGCAGGGGTTCTTGATGATATAATAAACAGGCTATTGGAGTTTAGGAATGCAAGAACAGTGAGGCAGGTTCAGCTTTCAGAAGCTGAGATCCGTTCCCTTTGTAGTGCTTCAAGGGAAATCTTCCTTCAGCAACCTAACCTTCTTGAACTTGAAGCCCCCATCAAGATCTGTG GTGACATTCATGGCCAATATGGTGATCTTTTGAGGCTTTTTGAATACGGGGGTTTTCCTCCTGAGGCTAATTATTTGTTTTTAGGGGACTACGTCGACCGTGGCAAACAGAGTTTGGAAACAATATGCCTTCTACTTGCATACAAAATTAAATACCCTGAGAACTTCTTTCTCTTGAGAGGAAATCACGAATGTGCTTCTATTAATCGGATTTATGGATTCTATGATGAATGTAAGCGCCGATTCAACGTGAAGCTATGGAAATGCTTCACTGAATGTTTCAATTGTCTTCCCGTCGCTGCTCTCATAGATGAGAAAATACTGTGCATGCATGGTGGTCTTTCTCCAGATCTAACAAACTTAGATCAGATAAGAAATTTACCTCGTCCAACTGATGTTCCAGATTCTGGTTTGCTGTGTGATTTACTTTGGTCAGATCCTAGCCGGGAAGTTAAAGGTTGGGGAATGAATGATAGAGGAGTTTCATATACTTTTGGTCCTGATAAGGTTGCAGAATTCTTGATGCAACATGATATGGACCTTGTTTGTCGTGCCCACCAG GTTGTTGAAGATGGTTATGAATTTTTTGCGGAAAGGCAGCTAGTGACAATATTTTCGGCCCCAAACTACTGTGGTGAATTTGATAATGCTGGTGCAATGATGAGTGTTGATGAAAGTTTAATGTGCTCGTTCCAGATACTGAAGCCAACAGATAGAAAGCCTCGGTTTTTATGA